In the Panulirus ornatus isolate Po-2019 chromosome 57, ASM3632096v1, whole genome shotgun sequence genome, one interval contains:
- the LOC139766209 gene encoding uncharacterized protein: MGEETHQEEKDMLASSASNADNRIDSAQNETEFVKNHLTPGIRLLSSENLYTCMKCRITFSDQSEIVCHMKIHAADTSPACNDCVKGFTSETDLSSHLRLHCCKSINTLQPDICSDNPSHKCSDCGKFFAAKCDLVSHTRTHTGEKPFGCNICGKFFSKKKNLSSHAALHSIERRHHCSVCGKGFYNKHNLLSHMRVHTGEKPYHCQICRRQFSSKSTLNIHIRLHTGERPYKCEVCGESFTQKSPLTSHMLIHMDVTPHKCSDCGKGFSFASGLLEHQRKHTGEKPFECNLCGRKFTKKSSLKCHIRLHSGDKPYRCEYCGKEFSVKCNLTSHMNLHTQEKKYPCEECDKVFSHKCNLTSHMRIHTGEKPYHCEECDKEFTKKSTLVSHIRMHTGEKPFVCNHCSKVFAQKSSLTSHMSLHLEETPYKCPVCGKGFSYSSNLNTHMTMHTGEKPYQCMLCGRRFGNRSNYNAHVKLHSNERSKMYYKEFSHETPASFSSGNGVLLNMTPFEYVECDINSEPDEPVHCDSLEHVHCKSLDPSSCEAMPVQCESGIMREYQSNFLEDYEKNQKCLNQPNVKSHISENCVKRESAETSVFIKEEIDISLDYPDY; encoded by the coding sequence ATGGGAGAAGAGACTCaccaagaagaaaaggatatgctAGCTTCAAGCGCTAGTAATGCTGACAACAGAATCGACTCTGCTCAGAATGAAACTGAATTTGTGAAAAATCATCTTACTCCAGGCATAAGACTACTCTCCTCTGAAAATCTGTATACGTGCATGAAATGCAGAATAACTTTTTCTGATCAGAGTGAAATTGTTTGTCATATGAAGATTCATGCTGCAGACACATCTCCTGCATGTAATGATTGTGTTAAAGGGTTTACCAGTGAGACTGACCTTTCATCACATCTAAGGTTGCACTGCTGTAAAAGTATAAATACACTTCAGCCTGATATATGTAGTGATAATCCATCTCACAAGTGTAGTGACTGTGGGAAATTCTTTGCAGCAAAATGTGATCTTGTTAGCCATACGAGGACTCACACAGGGGAAAAGCCATTTGGTTGTAATATTTGTGGTAAattcttttcaaaaaagaagaactTAAGTTCTCATGCAGCTCTTCATTCTATTGAAAGACGTCATCACTGTAGTGTCTGTGGCAAAGGTTTCTATAATAAGCACAATttactctcacacatgagggTTCATACTGGTGAGAAACCTTATCACTGTCAGATTTGCAGAAGACAGTTTTCATCAAAGTCCACATTAAACATTCATATAAGACTCCATACTGGTGAAAGACCATATAAATGTGAGGTATGTGGTGAATCTTTTACCCAAAAAAGCCCACTTACCTCTCATATGCTGATACATATGGATGTTACACCACACAAGTGCTCTGATTGTGGCAAAGGATTTTCTTTTGCTAGTGGTCTTCTAGAACATCAGAGAAAGCATACAGGTGAAAAGCCATTTGAATGTAATCTTTGTGGAAGGAAGTTTACTAAAAAAAGCTCCCTTAAATGTCATATAAGGCTTCATTCAGGTGACAAGCCCTATAGATGTGAGTACTGTGGAAAAGAATTTTCAGTGAAATGCAACTTAACATCACATATGAATTTACATACACAGGAAAAGAAGTATCCTTGTGAGGAATGTGACAAAGTATTTTCACACAAATGTAATCTGACTTCACATATGAggattcacacaggagagaaaccatatcatTGTGAAGAATGTGATAAAGAATTTACAAAGAAAAGCACACTTGTTTCTCATATTAGGATGCATACTGGAGAAAAACCTTTTGTTTGTAACCACTGCAGCAAAGTATTTGCTCAGAAAAGTTCTTTGACTTCCCACATGAGTCTGCACTTAGAAGAAACACCTTACAAGTGTCCTGTGTGTGGCAAAGGATTTAGTTATTCAAGTAATCTGAATACCCACATGACTATGCACACTGGTGAAAAGCCATATCAGTGTATGCTCTGTGGCCGAAGATTTGGTAACAGAAGTAATTACAATGCTCATGTGAAACTGCATTCAAATGAAAGGTCAAAAATGTATTATAAAGAATTTTCACATGAAACTCCAGCAAGTTTTTCTAGTGGAAATGGTGTTCTCCTAAATATGACACCATTTGAATATGTTGAGTGTGATATTAACTCAGAACCTGATGAACCTGTCCACTGTGACTCCTTAGAACATGTTCATTGTAAATCCTTAGACCCAAGCAGTTGTGAAGCAATGCCTGTCCAGTGTGAATCAGGAATTATGCGTGAATATCAAAGTAATTTTTTAGAGGATTATGAGAAGAATCAGAAGTGTCTAAATCAGCCAAATGTTAAGTCTCATATTTCTGAAaattgtgtgaaaagagagagtgCTGAAACTAGTGTCTTTATTAAAGAGGAAATTGACATCTCATTAGATTATCCAGATTACTAA